Below is a window of Humulus lupulus chromosome 9, drHumLupu1.1, whole genome shotgun sequence DNA.
cttcaattccatacaGCCTGTGCTTAATGATTGATTATCGATTGGCCATCTATAatcattttatatatgtttttaaatcaaaatctgagaacTGAGGTTTGAAATtgttgtggttatattggacataattgtaatttggaacGAAGGTATCCATTTTAATTGTGTAACTGTGtattaagttgtcgagattaatgctaccttggtggttcaatttaccatagaaatataggaaatttccATCTAGGTTGAGtctataattcatagtatgattatagactgctgtatcaacttgttaattgaattaggcagGAAGAAGAAGAACTAGTACTTGCATTAGGGaatgatagggaggatagttgatgagattaaacatCCTAATTATTTCTTCAGTGTTTAAATCAAAGGTTTTACTAATAGTGCTATTTTATTTacttttcaattattgtttctgaatattatagtttcttttgctgtgtgacaaaaatcaagaatttaaattgatcaaatagaaaagagaagttaattgactggtaattgaaaATTCAATCCTTGAGGACAATACTTGGTTTCTTTACcaaattattacaaattgcgactgtgtgcacttgcatagcttaatTTTCGCAACATTGCAGACCATCCTCAAGCAAAAAGTAAGGTGGTGAGTGAGTGCATAAAGCGACGATTGTTAGATCCGAAAACAAAGTACAACCCACGCGATATAATGAACACAATGATCAATGAATACAGTGTATGAATATCGTATCAAAAAGCATGGAGGGCCAGAGAGAAAGCAAGGGAGACCATGTTAGGTTGCCCACAGAATTCATATCATTTCCTACCAGGATTTCTTTTTAATTTGCAAAAATGTAACCCAggtaaaaattttgtttattttaatatGTATTGAATAAAAACAATATTGCGTTATTAGTGTAACGAATCATTTACAACCACTAATCATTATatgtatattattattttaaatataaacaATTGTATCAATAAAGACGTTTGTTTATTGAATTCAGGTACAAAAACAAATCTTGTGGTGGACGAGAACAATAGATTTAAATATTTGTTCTTTGCTATTGGAGCATCTATAAAGGGATGGGAAAATTGCACACCTATAATTGTGGTCAACAGAACATTCTTGAAAGCTTCATATGGTGGGACGTTGTTGACAGCAAGTGCTCAGAATGCTAATAGGAAGATACATCCTTTAGCGTTTTGAATCATTGACTCAGAAAATGATACATCATGGGAATGGTTCATGAATAAAGTAAAAGAAGCTTATGGTGAAAGAAATGGCCAATGCATCATATTTGATAGACACTAAAGCATTAAAAAGGCCATCGACAATGTGTATGACGGTACAACGCTTGGAGTGTGCACTTACCACCTActaaaaaacatacaaaaaaacTTTAAGAAAGGTGGGGAGGACTTGAAAACAACTTTCAATGGTGCATGCAAGGCTTACAACAATAATGAATTTCAGAAATACATGCTTGATCTTGATGGAATTGATAAGCGTATACGTAATTACTTAACAAATGAAGTTGGTTTGGAGAAATTCACAAGACTGTATAGTAACAACAACATATACTCAACCATGACATCCAACATTGCTGAATCAATTAATTCGGCAATAAAAGAGGTTAGAGAATTACCGGTGACACCGTTGGTTGAAGCATTGAGGTGTTTGGTACAAGAATGGTATCTAAAGAACAAGAATGTAGCAGCATCTACTTTGACAAGGTTGCCTGCTACACCAGACTTAATGATTCGAAAAAGGAGAGATGATTGTGCACAATACAAGgtaagaaaatgtttattattaagaaataacaaaaaacaaATTTGTTTACATTAAAATTCCTTCCAAAAAATTCattctaataaaataaatatgtgtTTGTCTATTTTGTAATTAACATATCTTTTTAAATAGGCTAAATCATCGAATCTAGTTGTGTTCACTGTTTATGATGAGGAAACACCCTGCATTGTAAACATGGAGAAAACAACATGCACCTGTAAGAGATTTGAGTATGATGAAATGCCTTGTTCCCATGCAATGACAGTCATCATAAAGAGAAATCTAAATTGTTATGATTATGTCTCATACTACTACACAAATGAAGCATACATGGCAACTTATGAAGACTCAGTAATGCCATTAGGAGATCAACATTCATGGGAAATACCTGCAGAACTAACACAACATGAAGTTTTACCACCATTGACTAAACGTCCAGTAGGAAGGCCGAAACAAACTAGGTATAAAGCTTTCAGTGAGTATAAAGTACATAATATATGTGGTCGTTGCGGCGGTAAGGGCCACAACAAGAGAACATGCAAAAATGAACCAGTAATGAAGACTACCAATAAGGAGAAGAAAGTTTGAATATGTATTGTTTGAATTTTAATTATTGTATTCCTATTAAAGATCTATGTGAGACAAATATTGTTGTATTACTCACGAAaagtttttgaaattattttgtttattttgaaaaaataaattatagaatACATCTAGTTACAATAGAGAACTATTATTTATTTAAAGAATGTAAGATGCAAAATCAACTATTAAATATAGAAATATGTTCATACTTGTTTGTTATGTGTTActgttaaaaataaaaaataaaaaacttaaattATAAACACAtggaaataaacaaaaaaaatgaactGCTCTCacaaataaagtaataaaaaaatatttaaagaaaCGCTAAGAAATAACGAGTAgtattttgaaatgttgattaaaaaaaatatgcgATTTATTTGTATTATCTAGCATTATAATAACATTTGataatataaaaatgattttcatttgtacatgaataaaaaataaactgttgacgctgttcttcggcaacagataattatatgaataaggagagggattagtgctaaatgatgaactgtaatagatgaatgatctcaaaggaaaattataactcgaatacttttttaggtggttcaaaggttaaaatccttctagtccaccagcaaatattattgatatatctctgatattccttacatggtatttctttacaaattagaagccaaccctttgcaactcccagggtctccatatttatagggagaggacacctgggtgttggcaaaggaggtcatcccgtgaccttcttacccatcatgtcacttctgtgacattcatgattaattcctaaaatctgacaatgaagtgtggtctaatcaataggtaagggggataatgggccgcatggcccaaaccagtcgtggggtgcctgaacacgcacgtttatgctgcgtgtccgagaattcaggaatggagtacaCACGTGAcatctgatatgtgcacgtttacattgcgtggttgactttataaagggtcggaggtgtcagctcaagctcgtaccccgagcttgatgtagtctcagctcgtggtgtccacgctgctgacccgatgccttagtaatctcactaaacctttggctatctctagctaaagaggtagagacttgtaacagcagctccgggtaggtggcttccacgtggctaatggaattatgcccttttccagctcgctaataacccggggatatttagggcgtacattttccccccaagcccctgctcgtggcatatgacgtcacctgtggccacagtgggggcttttaggcttctttgtggactcttc
It encodes the following:
- the LOC133800260 gene encoding uncharacterized protein LOC133800260, which encodes MLDLDGIDKRIRNYLTNEVGLEKFTRLYSNNNIYSTMTSNIAESINSAIKEVRELPVTPLVEALRCLVQEWYLKNKNVAASTLTRLPATPDLMIRKRRDDCAQYKAKSSNLVVFTVYDEETPCIVNMEKTTCTCKRFEYDEMPCSHAMTVIIKRNLNCYDYVSYYYTNEAYMATYEDSVMPLGDQHSWEIPAELTQHEVLPPLTKRPVGRPKQTRYKAFSEYKVHNICGRCGGKGHNKRTCKNEPVMKTTNKEKKV